The Pangasianodon hypophthalmus isolate fPanHyp1 chromosome 5, fPanHyp1.pri, whole genome shotgun sequence genome includes a window with the following:
- the itm2bb gene encoding integral membrane protein 2Bb, which produces MVKVTFNSALAQKEVKKDSETLIPDDKDPEAAQVVGQPSRAWCWCFYLGLALVLSGVVVGGAYLYRYYVLEEGQVFVCGVKYREENFRIQEENDDLVEEPAVGLRRIDEIVRVLQDEEVELIDVPVPNFSDSDPAVIVHDFKRRLTAYLDLSLDKCYVIPLNTSVVMPPHDLMDLLAKLKAGTYLPQTYLVHEQMIVTEKLDDIEPLGSYIYKVCRNKDTYRLQRRDTILGLQKREALNCRKIRHFENHFAMETLICEL; this is translated from the exons ATGGTCAAAGTGACCTTTAATTCCGCTCTTGCCCAAAAGGAGGTGAAGAAGGACAGCGAGACTCTTATTCCCGATGACAAG GACCCTGAGGCGGCGCAGGTTGTGGGCCAGCCTTCAAGGGCGTGGTGCTGGTGCTTCTACCTGGGACTGGCCCTCGTGCTGTCGGGTGTggttgtgggcggagcttaccTGTACAGGTACTACGTGCTGGAG gaagggCAGGTGTTTGTGTGCGGCGTGAAGTACCGTGAGGAGAACTTCAGGATCCAGGAAGAGAACGATGACCTGGTGGAGGAACCTGCAGTGGGCTTGCGTAGGATTGACGAGATCGTGCGAGTGCTGCAGGACGAGGAGGTGGAGCTCATCGACGTCCCGGTGCCCAACTTCAGCGACAGCGACCCGGCCGTCATCGTGCACGACTTCAAACGG AGGCTGACAGCGTATTTGGATTTGAGTTTGGATAAATGCTACGTGATTCCCCTGAACACGTCCGTGGTCATGCCTCCTCACGACTTAATGGATCTGCTGGCCAAGCTCAAG gcCGGCACCTACCTGCCACAGACGTATCTGGTGCACGAGCAGATGATTGTGACGGAGAAGCTGGATGACATCGAGCCCCTGGGTTCCTACATCTACAAAGTGTGCCGAAACAAAGACACGTACAGACTGCAGCGCCGAGACACCATACTGg GTCTGCAGAAACGTGAAGCTCTGAACTGTCGCAAGATCCGGCATTTCGAGAACCACTTCGCCATGGAGACCCTGATCTGTGAGCTGtga